A window of the Candidatus Polarisedimenticolaceae bacterium genome harbors these coding sequences:
- a CDS encoding enoyl-ACP reductase has protein sequence MRTIDLEGKVALVAGVANQRSLAWAIAEALADAGAKLILTYQGERLQKNVAELAAERPGTLMFPCDVTNDVEIYALFQRIAAANDGRLDILVHSIAFARREDLDGDFRNTSRDGWHTALDISAYSLLALTNRATPLMEAAGGGSIVSLTFQASQRVFPNYNVMGSAKAALEHATRQLAFELGPMNIRVNTISAGPIPTLSARGISGFSSMASHHKKTAPLKRNIEAREVGDAALFLCSPMASGITGSTLYVDAGYNVMGV, from the coding sequence ATGAGGACGATCGATCTCGAAGGCAAGGTCGCGCTCGTCGCCGGAGTCGCCAACCAACGTTCGCTCGCCTGGGCGATCGCCGAGGCGCTCGCCGACGCCGGTGCGAAGCTCATCCTCACGTATCAGGGCGAGCGCCTCCAGAAGAACGTCGCCGAGCTGGCCGCCGAGCGCCCCGGCACTCTCATGTTCCCGTGCGACGTCACGAACGACGTCGAGATCTACGCGCTCTTCCAGCGCATCGCCGCGGCGAACGACGGGCGTCTCGACATCCTCGTCCACTCGATCGCCTTCGCGCGTCGCGAAGATCTCGACGGCGACTTCCGCAACACGAGCCGCGACGGCTGGCACACGGCGCTCGACATCAGCGCCTACTCGCTCCTCGCCCTCACGAACCGCGCCACGCCGCTCATGGAGGCGGCGGGAGGCGGGTCGATCGTGTCGCTCACCTTCCAGGCGAGCCAGCGCGTCTTCCCGAACTACAACGTCATGGGAAGCGCCAAGGCCGCGCTCGAGCACGCGACCCGCCAGCTCGCCTTCGAGCTGGGCCCGATGAACATCCGGGTCAACACGATCTCCGCCGGTCCGATCCCGACCCTCTCGGCGCGCGGCATCTCGGGGTTCTCGAGCATGGCGAGCCATCACAAGAAGACGGCGCCGCTCAAGCGGAACATCGAGGCGCGCGAGGTCGGCGACGCCGCGCTCTTCCTCTGCTCGCCGATGGCGTCGGGGATCACCGGATCGACGCTCTACGTCGACGCGGGCTACAACGTGATGGGCGTGTGA